A window from uncultured Desulfobacter sp. encodes these proteins:
- a CDS encoding ABC transporter ATP-binding protein, translating to MTILTVHHLWFDYTTGPVLKDVCMTANPGMVTGLLGPNASGKTTLFKCMNGILHPQAGRVCISGKPVTAIHRKDLAHIMAVVPQQTGAIFSFTARQMVVMAKASGLAMWQRPSKIDFAGAEKALEEIGAGDLAHRMFNDLSGGEKQMVLFARAMFQCPEVLLLDEPTAHLDFKNQHLILDMVRNVTKEKNLTTIITLHDPNLATRYCDDIVMLKSGEVCGHGPVQDVMREDTIESVYGIKVMVKGFHRCDRLVIPRTNAAGDVLF from the coding sequence ATGACTATTCTCACGGTTCATCACCTGTGGTTTGATTACACCACAGGTCCAGTATTAAAAGATGTTTGTATGACAGCCAACCCCGGTATGGTTACAGGCCTGCTCGGCCCAAATGCATCGGGAAAAACCACCTTGTTCAAGTGCATGAACGGGATACTTCATCCCCAAGCCGGCCGTGTTTGTATTTCCGGCAAGCCAGTAACCGCGATCCATAGAAAGGACCTGGCCCATATCATGGCGGTGGTTCCCCAGCAGACCGGGGCCATATTTTCCTTTACCGCCAGGCAGATGGTGGTGATGGCTAAAGCATCGGGGCTGGCCATGTGGCAGCGTCCGTCAAAAATTGATTTTGCCGGGGCAGAAAAAGCCCTGGAGGAGATCGGGGCGGGTGACCTTGCCCATCGCATGTTCAATGACTTGAGCGGAGGAGAAAAGCAGATGGTTCTTTTTGCCCGGGCCATGTTCCAGTGCCCTGAAGTGCTGCTTCTGGATGAACCCACCGCCCACCTGGATTTTAAAAACCAGCACCTGATCCTGGATATGGTGAGAAATGTTACCAAAGAAAAAAACTTGACCACCATCATCACCCTCCATGATCCTAACCTGGCCACACGATATTGTGATGACATCGTAATGCTTAAAAGCGGAGAGGTGTGTGGTCACGGTCCCGTCCAGGATGTGATGCGTGAAGACACTATTGAGTCTGTGTACGGTATAAAGGTCATGGTGAAAGGTTTTCACCGTTGTGACCGCCTGGTAATTCCCCGGACCAATGCTGCCGGGGATGTTCTGTTCTGA
- the ppdK gene encoding pyruvate, phosphate dikinase: protein MTKYIYEFGPDKTDGDASQKNLLGGKGANLAEMAKLKLPVPPGFTISTECCNHYFDLNGRFPDTLEDEILKAMANIESQTGMIFGNPENPLLVSCRSGARSSMPGMMETILNVGLCTTTIPGLIKKTGNEWFVYDAYRRLIMMYSDVVMEKAEQVSPRDGMGIRLNLEMMMNNLKNDKGYDNDTDISTEDLKALCERFKKKIREDLGAYFPDDPKDQLMGAIGAVFKSWNGKRAVSYRRIEHIPDSWGTAVNVQTMVFGNMGSTSATGVAFTRDPATGDNKFYGEWLVNAQGEDVVAGTRTPNPLNNDTKNMQNKHLASLEESMPELYKQLFEIRNLLEAHYKDMQDIEFTIQEGRLYMLQCRVGKRTATAALNMAMDMLEEGTIDEKTMVCRLDPKILDDMLHPIVDPDAEKTAVKVAEGLPAGPGGAWGQIVFSSEDAVQWSKSDKKVILVREETNPEDIEGMRAAAAVLTARGGMTSHAALVARGWGKCCIVGAGALKINFETKELRVGTRTFKEGDTFTLNGTKGIVYEGQLKMKDASENVRFKTFMSIADKYRAMQVRANADTPDDAKTALEFGAQGIGLFRTEHMFYGANSDTPLFLLRKMILSKTHEERKAALEELFPFVKEEIKTTLEVMDNLPVTMRLLDPPLHEFVPQSRENQQEIADALHIDIEEVFKRSEQLLESNPMIGHRGVRLGITYPEISQMQVQAIFEACAELIKAGKNPMPEIMVPVTCNEKELAFVQAIVKKCYAQTIKAYDLDAIPYLYGTMIEIPRAALIADKMAEYAQFFSFGTNDLTQMTFGFSRDDIGSFMNDYIDNAILNSDPFETLDQEAVGGLVTTAVERGRKTRPDIKLGICGEHGGDPESVFFCHKAGLSYVSCSPYRVPIARLAAAQASIMYPDCR from the coding sequence ATGACCAAATACATCTATGAGTTCGGACCTGATAAAACAGATGGGGATGCTAGTCAAAAAAACCTTCTAGGCGGAAAAGGCGCCAATCTTGCAGAAATGGCAAAGTTAAAACTGCCTGTTCCTCCGGGTTTTACCATATCAACGGAATGCTGTAATCACTATTTTGATTTAAACGGCCGCTTTCCTGATACCCTTGAAGATGAAATTCTCAAAGCCATGGCCAATATCGAGTCCCAAACAGGCATGATTTTCGGGAATCCTGAAAATCCATTGCTGGTATCCTGCCGGTCCGGGGCCAGAAGCTCAATGCCGGGAATGATGGAGACCATATTGAATGTCGGCCTGTGTACCACCACAATCCCGGGATTGATTAAAAAGACCGGAAATGAATGGTTTGTTTATGATGCCTACCGCCGGCTGATCATGATGTATTCCGATGTGGTCATGGAAAAAGCCGAGCAGGTCAGCCCCAGGGACGGCATGGGTATCCGCCTGAATCTTGAAATGATGATGAACAACCTGAAAAACGACAAGGGCTATGACAATGACACCGATATCTCCACCGAAGATCTAAAGGCCCTGTGCGAACGGTTTAAGAAAAAAATCCGGGAGGATCTGGGGGCTTATTTCCCCGATGATCCCAAAGATCAGCTCATGGGTGCCATTGGTGCCGTATTTAAAAGCTGGAACGGGAAACGGGCCGTATCCTACCGGCGCATTGAACATATTCCGGACAGCTGGGGTACGGCCGTCAATGTCCAGACCATGGTGTTCGGCAACATGGGCTCTACCTCGGCCACGGGTGTTGCCTTTACCAGGGATCCCGCCACGGGCGACAATAAATTCTATGGAGAGTGGCTGGTCAATGCCCAGGGTGAAGATGTTGTGGCAGGAACCCGGACCCCAAATCCATTGAACAACGACACCAAAAATATGCAGAACAAGCACCTGGCGTCCCTGGAAGAATCCATGCCCGAGCTTTATAAACAGTTGTTTGAGATCAGAAATCTCTTAGAAGCGCATTACAAGGACATGCAGGACATCGAATTCACCATCCAGGAAGGCAGGCTTTACATGCTCCAGTGCCGGGTGGGCAAACGCACGGCCACGGCTGCCCTGAACATGGCCATGGACATGCTCGAAGAAGGCACCATTGACGAAAAAACCATGGTGTGCCGGCTTGATCCTAAAATCCTTGATGACATGCTTCACCCCATTGTGGACCCCGATGCCGAAAAAACAGCCGTAAAGGTTGCAGAAGGCCTGCCTGCAGGTCCGGGCGGTGCATGGGGCCAGATTGTATTCTCTTCCGAAGATGCAGTGCAATGGTCCAAATCAGACAAAAAAGTCATTCTGGTCAGAGAAGAGACCAACCCCGAAGATATTGAAGGCATGCGGGCCGCAGCCGCCGTGCTGACGGCAAGGGGCGGTATGACCTCCCATGCGGCGCTGGTTGCCAGGGGATGGGGCAAATGCTGTATTGTCGGTGCAGGCGCCCTTAAAATCAATTTTGAAACCAAAGAGCTTCGTGTGGGCACCCGGACATTCAAGGAAGGTGACACCTTCACCCTCAACGGCACCAAAGGTATCGTATACGAGGGTCAGCTCAAAATGAAAGACGCATCTGAAAATGTCAGATTCAAAACTTTCATGAGCATTGCCGATAAATACCGGGCCATGCAGGTACGCGCCAATGCAGACACCCCGGACGATGCCAAAACCGCCCTTGAGTTCGGGGCCCAGGGCATCGGACTGTTCAGAACAGAACACATGTTTTACGGTGCCAATTCAGATACGCCCCTCTTTCTTTTGCGCAAAATGATTTTAAGCAAGACCCACGAAGAGCGAAAGGCCGCCCTTGAAGAGCTGTTCCCCTTTGTCAAAGAGGAGATCAAGACAACTTTGGAGGTCATGGACAATCTGCCCGTCACCATGCGTCTGCTTGATCCGCCCCTGCATGAATTTGTGCCCCAGTCCCGGGAAAATCAGCAGGAAATCGCCGATGCCCTGCATATTGACATCGAAGAGGTGTTCAAGCGCAGCGAACAGCTCCTGGAATCCAACCCCATGATCGGGCACAGGGGTGTCAGGCTTGGCATTACCTATCCTGAAATCTCCCAGATGCAGGTACAGGCCATCTTTGAGGCATGTGCGGAACTGATCAAAGCGGGTAAAAACCCCATGCCTGAAATTATGGTGCCGGTAACCTGTAACGAAAAAGAGCTGGCCTTTGTCCAGGCTATCGTTAAAAAGTGTTATGCGCAGACCATTAAAGCCTACGACCTGGATGCCATTCCCTATCTGTACGGCACCATGATTGAAATCCCAAGAGCCGCCTTAATTGCAGACAAAATGGCCGAATATGCCCAGTTTTTCTCTTTTGGCACCAATGATCTGACCCAGATGACCTTCGGTTTTTCACGGGATGATATAGGCTCTTTCATGAACGATTATATTGACAATGCAATCCTAAATTCTGACCCCTTTGAGACCCTGGATCAGGAAGCGGTGGGCGGACTTGTGACAACGGCGGTGGAACGCGGCCGTAAAACCCGTCCCGACATCAAGCTGGGTATCTGCGGCGAACACGGCGGGGACCCGGAATCGGTCTTTTTCTGCCATAAAGCTGGACTCAGCTATGTATCATGTTCACCCTACCGGGTGCCCATTGCAAGGCTGGCTGCAGCCCAGGCCTCAATTATGTATCCTGACTGCAGATAA
- a CDS encoding ABC-F family ATP-binding cassette domain-containing protein yields MLNIESITKGFADQVLLDNTGMQINSGERVGLVGRNGHGKTTLLNIIAGTEHPDDGRVIVPSGYRIGVLSQHIKFSKPTVLEEAMLGLPDHERDHFWKAEKILSGLGFSEEAMQKDPMQFSGGYQVRLNLAKVLVSEPDLLILDEPTNYLDITSIRWITGFLISWPREMLLVTHDRGFMDNVVTHVVGIHRRKMKKIEGDTSKYYLQVAQDEEIYEKTRVNEEKRKKEIELFISRFRAKARLANMVQSRVKTLAKLETKDKLAELKNLDFAFNYLPFAGKQVLTCEGLTFGYDKNNPLIKDFSLTVYPGDRVAVIGKNGKGKTTFLKLISQNMDPDTGWVKPNPGVETGYFEQTNIQTLNQQFTVEEEILHAYPETDRQTARNICGAMMFEQDAALKKICVLSGGEKARVMLGKLLIRPLNLLLLDEPSNHLDIESSDAFVEALNAFEGAVVLVTHNEMFLHALANRLVIFNSTGIDIFEGTYQEFLDKQGWEDEELIPGRRKKSAQLPKKELRKKKSELVAERSKQLTPINKKINKLEREIEAKETKMARVNDELLAASQDQDGLKIATLSKEHAKLESEIEVLFDTFADISEQADKIKNKFDRELAGLEGGD; encoded by the coding sequence ATGCTGAACATAGAATCCATAACCAAAGGATTCGCCGATCAGGTATTGCTTGACAACACGGGCATGCAGATCAATTCCGGTGAACGGGTAGGCCTGGTGGGAAGAAACGGCCATGGAAAAACCACGCTTTTGAATATCATTGCAGGTACGGAGCACCCCGATGACGGGCGGGTTATTGTGCCCAGCGGATATCGGATAGGGGTGCTATCCCAGCATATAAAATTCAGCAAACCAACGGTGCTTGAAGAGGCCATGCTCGGCCTGCCGGATCATGAGCGGGATCATTTCTGGAAAGCGGAGAAGATCTTGTCGGGTCTGGGGTTTTCCGAAGAGGCCATGCAAAAGGACCCCATGCAGTTTTCCGGCGGCTACCAGGTGCGGTTAAATCTTGCCAAGGTATTGGTATCCGAACCGGATCTGCTGATTCTTGATGAGCCCACCAACTATCTGGATATTACATCCATCCGCTGGATTACCGGATTTCTTATCTCCTGGCCCAGGGAGATGCTTTTGGTGACACATGACCGGGGATTCATGGACAATGTGGTCACCCATGTTGTGGGCATTCACCGCCGCAAGATGAAAAAAATAGAGGGGGATACGTCCAAATATTATCTTCAGGTGGCCCAGGACGAAGAGATCTATGAAAAAACCCGGGTAAACGAGGAAAAGCGTAAAAAAGAGATTGAATTGTTCATCAGCCGGTTCCGGGCCAAGGCAAGACTGGCCAATATGGTTCAGTCCAGGGTTAAGACGCTTGCAAAGCTTGAAACCAAAGACAAACTGGCTGAACTTAAAAATCTGGATTTTGCCTTTAACTATCTGCCCTTTGCCGGAAAGCAGGTGCTGACGTGCGAGGGTTTAACGTTTGGGTACGATAAAAACAATCCGCTGATCAAAGATTTTTCTTTGACTGTGTATCCCGGGGACCGGGTGGCTGTGATCGGTAAAAACGGCAAGGGGAAAACCACATTCTTAAAGTTAATCAGTCAGAATATGGATCCGGACACAGGGTGGGTAAAACCCAATCCGGGGGTGGAAACCGGGTATTTTGAGCAGACCAATATCCAGACCTTGAATCAGCAGTTCACTGTGGAAGAAGAGATCCTGCATGCCTATCCTGAAACCGATCGCCAGACCGCCAGAAACATCTGCGGGGCCATGATGTTTGAACAGGACGCGGCCTTAAAAAAGATCTGTGTGCTCTCCGGCGGGGAAAAGGCAAGGGTCATGCTGGGCAAACTGCTGATCCGGCCTTTGAATCTTTTGCTGCTGGATGAGCCGTCAAACCATCTTGATATTGAATCAAGTGATGCATTTGTTGAGGCGTTAAATGCCTTTGAGGGTGCTGTGGTCCTTGTCACCCATAATGAAATGTTTCTGCATGCCCTGGCAAACCGCCTGGTGATATTTAATTCCACCGGCATAGACATATTTGAGGGTACCTACCAGGAATTTCTCGATAAACAGGGGTGGGAGGATGAAGAACTGATCCCTGGCAGGCGAAAAAAAAGCGCGCAACTTCCCAAAAAAGAGCTGCGCAAGAAAAAATCGGAACTTGTGGCCGAAAGATCAAAACAGCTGACGCCGATAAATAAAAAGATAAATAAACTTGAACGGGAGATCGAGGCAAAGGAAACCAAAATGGCCCGGGTGAACGATGAACTGCTTGCGGCATCCCAGGACCAGGACGGATTAAAAATTGCCACTTTATCCAAAGAACATGCTAAACTGGAATCCGAAATTGAAGTCCTGTTTGATACCTTTGCGGACATCTCAGAGCAGGCAGACAAGATAAAAAATAAATTTGACCGGGAATTGGCCGGACTTGAAGGTGGGGATTAA
- a CDS encoding ABC transporter substrate-binding protein, with protein MHQVIENKLSPLLFAGFMMVFMLFLSGGSKALADDFAWRTITDRAGRQVRIPKNPKHIACLFGPSYEKVLALGARDRISMVANVTLPWNFVINPGLADIPVLNHYGSPDVEALLKDSTDLVIYHPFAKQIERLSAAGLPVVVAYDGSRRMQTLDEFFADWYSQIRFYGDVLGGQSPKIAEDYCKYADAKIRQITHVTSHIPEARRPRVFWVCGQVNGPTGTQTRHSTADWIVRAAGGTMLTHDEPSYFVSVSTEELILWNPDIIIVSTMPSVASVLSDPRLKNVTAVKNKKVYMTPQGQFYWSHFSTESFLCILYLAKLFLPGQFPDIDLIRELTDYYTQFYHYDLTPDQARRILAHLPPESEVRD; from the coding sequence ATGCATCAAGTCATTGAAAATAAATTATCACCGCTGCTTTTTGCAGGTTTCATGATGGTATTTATGCTTTTTTTATCAGGCGGATCAAAGGCGTTGGCTGATGACTTTGCCTGGCGGACCATTACCGACCGAGCCGGCCGACAGGTTCGTATCCCCAAAAATCCCAAACACATTGCCTGTCTTTTTGGCCCGAGTTATGAAAAAGTGCTGGCCCTGGGCGCCCGGGACCGGATCTCCATGGTGGCCAACGTGACCCTGCCTTGGAATTTTGTGATCAATCCGGGGCTGGCCGATATTCCGGTTTTAAACCACTATGGTTCGCCGGATGTGGAGGCGTTGCTGAAGGATTCCACCGATCTGGTCATTTACCACCCCTTTGCCAAACAGATTGAGCGGTTGAGTGCGGCAGGGCTTCCCGTGGTGGTGGCCTATGACGGCAGCCGGCGTATGCAGACTTTGGATGAATTTTTTGCAGACTGGTACAGCCAGATCCGGTTTTACGGCGATGTGCTGGGTGGACAATCTCCGAAGATCGCCGAAGATTACTGTAAATATGCAGATGCAAAAATCCGGCAGATTACCCATGTCACATCCCATATCCCCGAAGCCAGGCGACCAAGAGTGTTCTGGGTCTGCGGCCAGGTCAACGGTCCCACCGGCACCCAGACCCGCCATTCCACCGCCGACTGGATCGTTAGGGCAGCCGGCGGCACCATGCTCACCCATGACGAACCATCCTATTTTGTTTCAGTATCCACCGAGGAGCTGATTTTATGGAACCCGGATATTATCATCGTTAGCACAATGCCCTCGGTGGCGTCAGTGCTCTCTGATCCACGCCTGAAAAACGTGACCGCAGTAAAGAATAAAAAAGTTTATATGACCCCCCAGGGACAGTTCTACTGGAGTCATTTTTCAACGGAGTCCTTTCTGTGCATTCTCTATCTGGCCAAGCTGTTCCTTCCCGGCCAGTTCCCGGATATCGATTTGATCCGGGAACTGACCGACTACTACACGCAATTTTACCATTACGATCTGACACCGGACCAGGCAAGGCGGATACTGGCACATCTTCCGCCCGAGTCTGAAGTGAGAGACTAA
- the pilB gene encoding type IV-A pilus assembly ATPase PilB: protein MADSTALKSGSSLKSTIKDQSGAGKVKIGEILSKEGQITSIMLNEALAVQKKTNERLSGILLQKGYIDPDTIVNVLGRLYNYKTVSFSEIKPDPGALKLLPYKEAKKYLVFPLKLAGDDLQVCMAEPTDTDVVAELGKVTRKNIQAAVSTENDIIQAYRDYYKISDEEYKSFLHFEEEVDDDEPVTSVEDFGSLVSEAAEELEVASADTDAGRDEFMASDAPIIKLVNGILTKAINDGVSDIHIEPFEKSFQVRYRLDGGMYKAMNLPLSIKNAVISRVKILASLDIAERRIPQDGRIKLRLGKKKSVDFRVSTLPTLFGESIVMRILDQSALSVDLTRLGFESNTFDMLKRCISRPYGLLLVTGPTGSGKTTTLYSILNRLNKEDIKILTAEDPVEFNFKGINQVPVKEEVGMTFAAALKAFLRQDPDIIMVGEIRDMDTAEIAIKAAMTGHLVFATLHTNDCPSTIGRLVDIGIPPYMLASSVTMVLSQRLGRRLCPDCKQVVTGHNPDDLELHGFHKNDIPDLTIYGPKGCPHCNGTGYKGRVGLYELMEVTDEVAKAISAEVPEDQLRKVAIAEGMVTLRDAGLVKVKSAETSLDEVLKKTVITKEALPAYLVNPDIEQYEDKDVIIREGNTDIDFFKLVQGAVYVVKGGKMIAEITQPGEYFGEMAAITGTSRSASIISKGRSKIKRFPGDKLIEIIEKYPDVAKHLFTVLADRLNETDRKLVSLYNQIKKRKVSDTAS from the coding sequence ATGGCTGACAGCACTGCTTTAAAATCCGGTTCCAGCCTTAAATCCACCATCAAAGATCAGTCTGGTGCCGGAAAGGTTAAAATCGGTGAAATTCTTTCCAAAGAAGGGCAGATTACCTCCATTATGCTCAACGAGGCCCTCGCGGTCCAGAAAAAGACCAACGAGCGGCTGTCGGGGATCTTGCTTCAAAAAGGTTACATTGATCCGGATACCATCGTCAATGTGCTTGGCCGGCTGTACAACTACAAGACGGTCTCTTTTTCGGAAATAAAACCCGATCCCGGGGCACTGAAGCTGTTGCCCTATAAAGAAGCCAAAAAATATCTAGTTTTTCCTTTGAAATTGGCCGGGGACGATCTGCAGGTCTGCATGGCGGAACCCACGGATACGGATGTGGTTGCAGAACTTGGCAAAGTAACCCGGAAAAATATTCAGGCCGCTGTCTCCACCGAAAATGATATCATCCAGGCCTATCGCGATTACTATAAAATATCCGATGAAGAGTACAAAAGTTTTCTTCATTTTGAAGAAGAGGTGGATGATGATGAACCGGTAACTTCTGTTGAAGATTTTGGTTCCCTGGTTTCCGAGGCCGCCGAGGAGCTTGAGGTGGCTTCCGCCGATACGGACGCAGGCCGTGATGAGTTCATGGCTTCGGACGCACCCATCATCAAACTGGTCAACGGTATCCTGACCAAAGCCATCAATGACGGCGTGTCGGATATCCACATTGAACCCTTTGAAAAATCATTTCAGGTGCGCTACCGCCTGGACGGCGGCATGTACAAGGCCATGAACCTGCCGCTGTCAATTAAAAACGCAGTCATTTCAAGGGTGAAGATTCTGGCCTCCCTGGATATCGCCGAGCGAAGGATTCCCCAGGACGGCCGAATCAAACTCCGGCTGGGCAAGAAAAAATCCGTGGATTTTCGGGTCTCCACCCTGCCCACCTTGTTTGGTGAGAGCATTGTTATGCGTATCCTGGACCAGAGCGCACTAAGTGTGGATTTAACCCGCCTTGGGTTTGAATCCAACACCTTTGACATGCTCAAACGCTGTATTTCAAGGCCCTATGGCCTGCTGCTGGTGACCGGCCCCACAGGTTCGGGTAAAACCACGACCTTGTACTCCATTCTCAATCGTTTGAACAAGGAGGATATTAAGATCCTCACCGCAGAAGACCCTGTGGAATTCAACTTTAAGGGGATTAACCAGGTGCCGGTGAAAGAGGAAGTCGGCATGACCTTTGCTGCAGCCCTGAAGGCGTTTCTCAGACAGGACCCGGATATCATCATGGTGGGCGAGATTCGTGATATGGATACGGCTGAAATTGCCATCAAGGCAGCCATGACAGGCCATCTTGTGTTCGCCACCCTGCATACCAATGACTGCCCGTCCACCATCGGCCGGCTTGTGGATATCGGTATTCCCCCCTATATGCTTGCCTCGTCGGTGACCATGGTGCTGTCCCAGCGCCTTGGGCGAAGGCTTTGCCCGGACTGCAAGCAGGTGGTGACCGGGCACAATCCCGACGATTTGGAACTGCACGGGTTTCATAAAAATGACATTCCGGACCTGACCATTTATGGACCCAAAGGCTGCCCCCACTGCAATGGCACCGGGTACAAGGGCCGGGTCGGGCTTTATGAACTCATGGAAGTAACCGATGAAGTGGCCAAGGCCATCTCGGCCGAAGTCCCAGAAGACCAGTTGCGAAAGGTGGCGATCGCCGAAGGCATGGTGACCTTGAGGGACGCCGGCCTGGTTAAGGTAAAGTCCGCTGAGACATCCCTGGATGAAGTGTTAAAGAAAACCGTTATCACCAAAGAGGCGCTGCCGGCCTATCTGGTGAACCCCGACATTGAGCAGTACGAGGACAAGGATGTGATCATCCGTGAAGGAAACACGGATATCGATTTTTTCAAGCTTGTCCAGGGCGCCGTTTATGTGGTCAAAGGCGGTAAGATGATCGCAGAAATCACCCAGCCCGGTGAGTATTTCGGCGAAATGGCGGCGATCACCGGTACGTCAAGATCTGCATCCATTATTTCAAAGGGTAGGTCCAAAATCAAACGATTTCCAGGCGATAAACTGATTGAAATCATAGAAAAATATCCTGACGTGGCCAAGCATCTTTTCACCGTCCTTGCAGACCGCCTGAACGAAACCGACCGCAAATTGGTTTCCCTTTATAATCAGATTAAAAAACGAAAAGTCAGCGACACCGCCTCCTAA
- a CDS encoding iron ABC transporter permease — MKHLLLYSVCLLFLLLAALLALITGKYPMTPGMLVRLCLSALGYKVTSFDLAGPALVLWSVRLPRILMAALVGAGLSVSGAMFQGLFKNPLVSPGILGVSSGANFGAALGLLFFSGSAWAIQASAFTWGLIAVGLTCQIGRRGDRSITTLVLAGVIVSALFTAGLSYIKCKADPLGQLPAIVFWTMGSFNSVSWTNVALGGGLIAAGLLACRSMSWGLNPLSLGEEEALALGLNVAARRAVYILLATLMVSAATAPCGTIGWVGLLIPHMARIFTGAEHDRLIPVCALLGGIFMLVVDTLARTLPGGEIPVGILTAFIGAPCFGLLLIRNKTTIWNNH; from the coding sequence ATGAAACATCTCCTTTTGTATTCTGTCTGCCTGTTGTTTCTGCTATTGGCGGCGCTCCTGGCTCTGATAACGGGTAAATACCCCATGACGCCCGGGATGCTGGTCCGCCTGTGCCTATCTGCTCTGGGGTATAAGGTGACCTCATTCGACCTTGCCGGCCCGGCGCTGGTGCTGTGGTCCGTCCGCCTGCCCAGAATCCTCATGGCAGCCCTTGTGGGAGCCGGGCTCTCCGTATCCGGGGCCATGTTCCAGGGCCTGTTTAAAAATCCATTGGTCTCACCGGGTATCCTGGGCGTCTCTTCGGGGGCCAACTTTGGTGCGGCATTAGGACTGCTCTTTTTTTCAGGATCAGCCTGGGCCATTCAGGCCTCTGCCTTTACCTGGGGGCTGATTGCCGTGGGGTTAACCTGCCAGATCGGCAGGCGCGGCGACCGGTCGATTACTACTCTGGTCCTGGCCGGGGTCATCGTCTCAGCGCTATTTACGGCAGGATTATCATACATCAAATGCAAGGCAGATCCCCTGGGGCAACTGCCTGCCATTGTGTTCTGGACCATGGGGTCTTTTAACAGCGTATCATGGACGAACGTTGCCTTGGGCGGCGGACTGATCGCAGCCGGCCTTCTGGCCTGCCGCTCCATGAGCTGGGGACTCAATCCCCTGTCCCTGGGTGAGGAGGAGGCGTTGGCCTTAGGGTTGAATGTGGCCGCACGGCGGGCCGTATATATACTGCTGGCCACGCTCATGGTTTCAGCCGCCACAGCCCCCTGCGGCACCATTGGATGGGTGGGGCTTTTGATTCCACACATGGCCAGAATTTTCACCGGTGCCGAACACGATCGCCTTATTCCCGTCTGCGCCTTATTGGGAGGCATTTTTATGCTTGTCGTGGATACCCTGGCAAGAACGCTTCCCGGCGGAGAAATTCCCGTGGGTATTTTAACCGCGTTCATTGGCGCCCCCTGTTTTGGCCTTCTTTTAATCCGTAACAAAACAACGATCTGGAACAATCACTGA